From a region of the Tachysurus fulvidraco isolate hzauxx_2018 chromosome 5, HZAU_PFXX_2.0, whole genome shotgun sequence genome:
- the LOC113651118 gene encoding gamma-crystallin M2-like isoform X2, giving the protein MSKIIFYEDKNFQGRSYECETDCPDMQPHFARCNSIRVDSGCWVLYEKPNYKGYQYVLTHGEYPEYQRWMGYNDSIRSCRTFSYSRGGQYRMRIYERPDFQGQMMEFSDDCESVQERFRQRDIYSCKVMDGYWTMYEHPSYRGRQYFMCPGEYRKFSDWGAACATTGSFRRITEF; this is encoded by the exons ATGAGTAAG ATCATATTTTACGAGGATAAGAACTTTCAGGGCCGCTCATATGAGTGTGAGACTGATTGCCCGGACATGCAGCCCCACTTTGCCCGCTGCAACTCCATCCGAGTGGACAGCGGATGCTGGGTTCTGTACGAGAAACCCAATTATAAAGGATACCAGTACGTATTGACTCATGGGGAATATCCTGAATACCAACGCTGGATGGGCTACAACGACTCAATTCGTTCTTGCAGGACCTTCTCttat AGCCGTGGAGGGCAGTACCGTATGCGCATCTATGAGCGTCCTGATTTCCAGGGCCAGATGATGGAGTTCAGTGACGACTGCGAGTCCGTGCAAGAGCGCTTCCGCCAAAGGGACATCTACTCCTGCAAAGTGATGGATGGTTACTGGACCATGTATGAGCATCCCAGTTACAGGGGACGGCAATACTTCATGTGTCCTGGCGAGTACCGGAAGTTCAGCGACTGGGGTGCAGCGTGCGCCACCACCGGCTCCTTCCGCAGGATAACTGAGTTCTAA
- the LOC113651118 gene encoding gamma-crystallin M2-like isoform X3, whose protein sequence is MQPHFARCNSIRVDSGCWVLYEKPNYKGYQYVLTHGEYPEYQRWMGYNDSIRSCRTFSYSRGGQYRMRIYERPDFQGQMMEFSDDCESVQERFRQRDIYSCKVMDGYWTMYEHPSYRGRQYFMCPGEYRKFSDWGAACATTGSFRRITEF, encoded by the exons ATGCAGCCCCACTTTGCCCGCTGCAACTCCATCCGAGTGGACAGCGGATGCTGGGTTCTGTACGAGAAACCCAATTATAAAGGATACCAGTACGTATTGACTCATGGGGAATATCCTGAATACCAACGCTGGATGGGCTACAACGACTCAATTCGTTCTTGCAGGACCTTCTCttat AGCCGTGGAGGGCAGTACCGTATGCGCATCTATGAGCGTCCTGATTTCCAGGGCCAGATGATGGAGTTCAGTGACGACTGCGAGTCCGTGCAAGAGCGCTTCCGCCAAAGGGACATCTACTCCTGCAAAGTGATGGATGGTTACTGGACCATGTATGAGCATCCCAGTTACAGGGGACGGCAATACTTCATGTGTCCTGGCGAGTACCGGAAGTTCAGCGACTGGGGTGCAGCGTGCGCCACCACCGGCTCCTTCCGCAGGATAACTGAGTTCTAA
- the LOC113651118 gene encoding gamma-crystallin M2-like isoform X1, translating to MRRKSCRIGAPRRRIIFYEDKNFQGRSYECETDCPDMQPHFARCNSIRVDSGCWVLYEKPNYKGYQYVLTHGEYPEYQRWMGYNDSIRSCRTFSYSRGGQYRMRIYERPDFQGQMMEFSDDCESVQERFRQRDIYSCKVMDGYWTMYEHPSYRGRQYFMCPGEYRKFSDWGAACATTGSFRRITEF from the exons ATCATATTTTACGAGGATAAGAACTTTCAGGGCCGCTCATATGAGTGTGAGACTGATTGCCCGGACATGCAGCCCCACTTTGCCCGCTGCAACTCCATCCGAGTGGACAGCGGATGCTGGGTTCTGTACGAGAAACCCAATTATAAAGGATACCAGTACGTATTGACTCATGGGGAATATCCTGAATACCAACGCTGGATGGGCTACAACGACTCAATTCGTTCTTGCAGGACCTTCTCttat AGCCGTGGAGGGCAGTACCGTATGCGCATCTATGAGCGTCCTGATTTCCAGGGCCAGATGATGGAGTTCAGTGACGACTGCGAGTCCGTGCAAGAGCGCTTCCGCCAAAGGGACATCTACTCCTGCAAAGTGATGGATGGTTACTGGACCATGTATGAGCATCCCAGTTACAGGGGACGGCAATACTTCATGTGTCCTGGCGAGTACCGGAAGTTCAGCGACTGGGGTGCAGCGTGCGCCACCACCGGCTCCTTCCGCAGGATAACTGAGTTCTAA